The following proteins come from a genomic window of Vidua chalybeata isolate OUT-0048 chromosome 2, bVidCha1 merged haplotype, whole genome shotgun sequence:
- the DRD3 gene encoding D(3) dopamine receptor codes for MALFTRASSHPNATDPIPCGANSTTEPELPHSHTYYALCYCILILAIIFGNVLVCLAVLRERTLQTTTNYLVVSLAVADLLVATLVMPWMVYLEVTGGVWTFSRICCDIFVTMDVMMCTASILNLCAISIDRYTAVVKPVQYQYSTGQSSCRRVSLMIVIVWMLAFAVSCPLLFGFNTTGDPSVCSISNPSFVIYSSLVSFYLPFMVTLLLYVRIYLVLRQRQKKRTLTRQGRQSISTKPCYAHKEHMERKALPNRCQGTFSPCLSLKCTGQEMSTKRRLLTVFSLERYRSFCHEASLTKAPGTTQTSRWEERRSRKRAVEVRRLSNGRTISSLRLAQQQPRLIQLRERKATQMLAIVLGAFIVCWLPFFLIHILNAHCPSCHVPPGLYSASTWLGYVNSALNPIIYTTFNTDFRKAFLKILCC; via the exons ATGGCCCTCTtcaccagagccagcagccatCCTAATGCTACAGATCCCATTCCCTGTGGGGCAAACAGCACCACAGAGCCTGAGTTGCCCCATTCACACACCTACTACGCCCTCTGCTACTGCATCTTGATTCTGGCCATCATCTTTGGAAACGTGCTGGTCTGCTTGGCTGTGCTGAGGGAACGCACCTTGCAAACCACAACCAACTACCTCGTGGTAAGCCTGGCAGTGGCAGATTTGCTGGTGGCTACTTTGGTGATGCCATGGATGGTGTACCTGGAG GTGACCGGAGGGGTCTGGACGTTCAGCCGTATCTGTTGCGATATCTTCGTCACCATGGATGTAATGATGTGCACAGCCAGCATTCTGAACCTCTGTGCCATCAGCAttgacag ATACACCGCAGTGGTGAAACCAGTTCAGTACCAGTACAGCACTgggcagagctcctgcaggagggTCTCTCTCATGATTGTGATAGTCTGGATGCTGGCATTTGCAGTGTCATGCCCTCTCCTCTTTGGCTTCAATACTACAG GGGATCCCAGTGTCTGTTCCATATCCAACCCTAGTTTTGTCATCTACTCCTCTTTGGTGTCCTTCTACCTCCCCTTCATGGTGACCCTGCTGCTCTATGTCCGGATTTACCTCGTGCTCAGACAGAGGCAAAAGAAGCGAACCCTCACCcggcagggcaggcagagcatCAGCACCAAACCATGTTATGCTCACAAA GAACACATGGAGAGGAAAGCTTTGCCAAACAGATGCCAAGGCACGTTTTCCCCCTGTCTTTCACTCAAATGCACAGGCCAGGAGATGTCTACAAAAAGGAGGTTGCTGACTGTCTTCAGCCTGGAGCGGTACCGAAGCTTCTGCCACGAGGCATCCCTCACCAAGGCACCAGGGACTACCCAAACCAGCAggtgggaagagaggaggagcaggaagcGAGCAGTGGAGGTACGGAGGCTCAGCAATGGTAGAACCATCAGCAGCTTGAggctggcccagcagcagccccgaCTGATACAGCTGCGGGAGAGGAAGGCTACACAGATGCTGGCAATTGTCCTGG GGGCATTCATAGTCTGCTGGCTGCCCTTCTTCTTGATTCACATCCTCAATGCCCACTGCCCATCCTGCCACGTGCCTCCAGGGCTTTACAGTGCCAGCACCTGGCTCGGGTATGTCAACAGTGCCCTCAACCCCATCATCTACACAACCTTCAACACTGACTTCCGCAAAGCCTTCCTCAAGATCCTCTGCTGCTGA